A genomic segment from Malus domestica chromosome 05, GDT2T_hap1 encodes:
- the LOC103405268 gene encoding antimicrobial ginkbilobin-2-like protein produces the protein MFFFKSIPLGLLVLCLLHHSAIGASPLYHFCFSPENYTADSPYGANLNSLFSLLYTKVPPTGFGLGSTGQAKNQVNGLALCRGDVSSKDCNTCVVDASKEIRERCPYRKGAIIWYDHCLLKYSDVSFFGQIDSRNRFYMWNVQEVENGTLFNEKVKELLSGLSNEASEANQKLYATGEVQLDTFTTLYGIAQCTRDLSGVDCKKCLDSAISELPNCCDAKRGGRVVGGSCNFRYELYPIVNT, from the coding sequence ATGTTCTTCTTCAAATCAATCCCTCTGGGTCTCTTAGTGCTTTGCCTTTTACACCATTCTGCAATTGGTGCCTCCCCACTTTACCATTTTTGTTTCAGCCCAGAAAACTACACTGCTGATAGTCCATATGGTGCCAACTTGAACTCATTGTTCAGTCTTTTATACACCAAAGTTCCTCCTACTGGCTTTGGCCTTGGTTCAACTGGCCAAGCTAAAAACCAAGTGAATGGCTTGGCCCTTTGCCGCGGTGATGTCTCAAGCAAAGATTGCAATACTTGCGTGGTTGACGCAAGCAAAGAGATTCGCGAGCGCTGCCCTTATCGTAAAGGAGCCATAATTTGGTACGATCACTGCCTTTTAAAGTACTCAGATGTGAGCTTTTTTGGGCAAATTGATAGCAGGAACAGGTTCTATATGTGGAACGTCCAAGAAGTAGAGAATGGGACACTATTCAATGAGAAAGTTAAAGAGTTGTTAAGTGGGTTATCCAATGAAGCTTCTGAAGCTAATCAAAAGCTTTATGCTACTGGTGAGGTACAACTCGATACATTCACAACCCTTTATGGCATTGCTCAATGCACGAGGGACCTCTCTGGCGTTGATTGTAAAAAGTGTCTAGATAGTGCAATAAGCGAACTCCCAAACTGCTGCGATGCAAAACGAGGTGGGCGTGTTGTAGGTGGGAGCTGTAACTTTCGATATGAACTGTATCCCATTGTCAATACTTAA